The following are encoded together in the Aciduricibacillus chroicocephali genome:
- a CDS encoding DUF4044 domain-containing protein, translating into MSGQKTSKKNKRVKLVVYIMIFAMLIMTFSTGLALIL; encoded by the coding sequence TTGTCAGGCCAAAAGACATCCAAAAAGAATAAACGCGTCAAGCTTGTCGTGTATATTATGATATTCGCAATGCTTATCATGACATTCTCAACAGGACTTGCCCTTATTTTATAA
- a CDS encoding alpha-ketoacid dehydrogenase subunit beta, whose amino-acid sequence MAIMTYLQAITLAMKEEMVRDANVFVLGEDVGKKGGVFRATDGLQERFGEERVIDTPLAESAIAGVAIGAAMYGMRPVAEMQFADFIMPAVNQIVSEAAKIRYRSNNDWSCPLTVRAPFGGGIHGALYHSQSVEALFANTPGLKIVIPSSPYDAKGLLKAAIRDDDPVLFFEHKRAYRLLKEEVPEDDYVLPLGKAEVKHEGTDLTVITYGLCVQYALEAAKELEKEGISAEVVDLRTVYPIDRETIVESAKKTGKVLLITEDNKEGSIMSEVSATIAEECLFDLDAPIRRLAAPDVPAMPYALPLEKFFLVDQDKVTAAMREMAAF is encoded by the coding sequence ATGGCGATCATGACATATTTGCAAGCTATTACATTGGCAATGAAAGAAGAAATGGTAAGAGACGCAAATGTATTTGTCCTCGGTGAGGATGTCGGCAAAAAGGGCGGTGTTTTCCGCGCGACAGATGGTCTGCAGGAGCGATTCGGTGAAGAACGCGTGATTGATACGCCACTCGCAGAATCTGCAATTGCCGGAGTTGCAATTGGTGCGGCGATGTATGGGATGCGTCCGGTTGCAGAAATGCAGTTTGCTGATTTTATTATGCCGGCTGTGAACCAGATTGTATCGGAAGCGGCAAAGATTCGGTACCGTTCCAATAATGACTGGTCATGCCCGCTCACAGTACGTGCTCCGTTTGGTGGTGGCATCCACGGTGCACTCTATCATTCACAATCTGTTGAAGCACTGTTCGCAAATACGCCTGGTCTTAAGATTGTCATCCCTTCTTCTCCATATGATGCGAAAGGTTTGCTTAAAGCGGCTATTCGTGATGATGATCCTGTTCTCTTCTTTGAACATAAACGGGCATACCGTCTTTTGAAAGAGGAAGTACCTGAAGACGATTATGTACTGCCACTCGGAAAGGCAGAGGTGAAGCACGAAGGAACAGATCTTACTGTTATTACGTACGGACTCTGTGTACAATATGCGCTTGAAGCTGCCAAAGAGCTTGAAAAAGAAGGTATTTCTGCTGAGGTTGTAGATTTGCGTACTGTTTACCCGATTGACCGTGAGACAATTGTAGAATCTGCTAAAAAGACAGGGAAAGTCCTGTTAATCACAGAAGACAACAAAGAAGGCAGCATCATGAGCGAAGTTTCTGCTACGATTGCGGAAGAATGCCTTTTCGACTTGGATGCACCAATTCGCCGTCTTGCAGCACCTGATGTCCCAGCGATGCCATATGCGCTGCCGCTTGAGAAGTTTTTCCTTGTGGACCAGGATAAAGTTACTGCAGCTATGCGCGAAATGGCAGCTTTTTAA
- a CDS encoding DNA polymerase IV codes for MPIHMYPKNGRVILHVDMNCFYASVEMAYNPKLKGKPLAIAGNPEQRKGIIVTSSYEARAKGVKTTMAVWQARRLCPELILLPPNFDRYRAASKEIFRLMSEITPLVEPVSIDEGYLDITSCASLGTPLEIAVRLQEEILKRLDLPCSIGIAPNKFLAKTASDMKKPMGITVLRKRELPNILWPQAVGEMHGVGDKTAEKLKQIGIHTIGDLANADLFALKSLLGVNGERLRKRANGEDSRPVDPEAVNEFKSIGSSRTLPHDTVDEDEISLLLRSLSENVERRLKRKQAAGFGIQLMIRYHDWKMVTRSRTLAHHVNQADDIYQIASDLFRTHWNGEAVRLLGITVQDAMDKNQIGEQLDLFTYEKAAERETLHKAVEQLKEKYGANLFVKPLVHKNDAEQLTSFQKDFLDDYKR; via the coding sequence ATGCCCATTCATATGTATCCGAAAAACGGCCGTGTCATCCTTCATGTTGATATGAACTGTTTTTATGCGTCTGTAGAGATGGCCTATAATCCTAAGCTGAAAGGAAAGCCACTGGCGATTGCAGGCAATCCTGAACAGCGTAAAGGCATTATCGTAACGAGCAGCTATGAAGCCCGTGCCAAAGGTGTCAAAACGACGATGGCTGTTTGGCAGGCACGCAGACTTTGCCCTGAACTGATCCTTCTGCCACCGAATTTTGATAGATATCGTGCTGCCTCCAAAGAAATCTTTCGTCTAATGAGTGAAATTACTCCGCTTGTGGAGCCGGTTTCGATTGATGAAGGTTATCTTGATATTACGAGTTGTGCCAGTCTTGGAACCCCACTTGAAATTGCGGTTCGCTTGCAAGAAGAAATTCTGAAAAGGCTCGATCTTCCATGCAGTATAGGAATCGCACCGAATAAATTTTTGGCAAAAACAGCTTCTGATATGAAAAAGCCGATGGGCATTACAGTTTTGCGGAAGCGAGAACTTCCTAATATTCTCTGGCCCCAAGCTGTAGGTGAAATGCACGGTGTTGGTGACAAGACAGCGGAGAAATTGAAGCAAATTGGCATTCATACGATTGGAGACTTGGCAAATGCTGACCTTTTTGCCCTTAAGAGCTTACTCGGTGTAAACGGAGAAAGATTGAGGAAACGTGCCAATGGAGAGGATAGCCGTCCCGTTGATCCGGAAGCAGTCAATGAATTCAAAAGTATTGGTTCATCTAGGACGCTTCCTCATGATACAGTCGATGAAGATGAAATCTCTCTTTTGCTCCGTTCTCTTTCTGAAAATGTAGAGCGCCGGCTGAAGCGGAAGCAGGCAGCAGGATTCGGGATTCAGCTTATGATCCGTTATCATGATTGGAAGATGGTAACGAGGAGCCGGACTCTTGCGCACCATGTAAATCAAGCAGACGACATTTATCAAATTGCTTCTGATCTGTTCCGAACACATTGGAATGGGGAAGCTGTACGACTTCTTGGAATTACAGTCCAGGATGCAATGGATAAAAATCAGATTGGTGAGCAGCTTGATCTTTTCACTTATGAAAAAGCGGCTGAAAGAGAAACCCTGCATAAAGCAGTTGAACAATTAAAGGAGAAATACGGGGCCAATCTGTTTGTGAAACCGCTGGTGCACAAGAATGATGCGGAGCAGTTGACAAGTTTTCAGAAAGACTTCCTAGATGATTACAAAAGATAA
- a CDS encoding M20/M25/M40 family metallo-hydrolase, whose protein sequence is MPVNEDRVVQEFMELVKIDSETKYETEIAKVLKEKFKSFGIEVIEDDSAKVTGHGAGNLICTLKGNTPDADTIYFTSHMDTVVPGKGIQPRLQDGWITSDGTTILGADDKAGLAAIFEALRVLKEDDIKHGDIQFIITAGEESGLVGAKELDASLIKAKYGYALDSDGEIGDLIVAAPTQAKIHAVIKGKTAHAGLAPEKGVSAITVASKAIAKMPLGRIDEETTANIGSFAGGQQTNIVCDYVEVLAEARSLSDDKMHAQVKKMKEAFETAAEENGAVAEVETKVMYPGFKLTEEDEVVRIAKKASKKIGKNSRLLKSGGGSDANVISGLGIPTVNLAIGYEEIHTTNERIKPEHLSDAARLVIAIIETTATEK, encoded by the coding sequence ATGCCAGTAAATGAGGATAGAGTTGTTCAGGAGTTCATGGAACTTGTTAAAATCGATTCCGAAACAAAATATGAAACAGAGATTGCCAAAGTATTGAAGGAGAAGTTCAAGAGCTTTGGTATAGAAGTGATTGAAGATGACAGCGCCAAAGTTACCGGCCATGGAGCAGGCAATCTAATCTGTACATTGAAAGGTAATACTCCGGATGCGGATACAATCTATTTTACCTCTCATATGGATACAGTTGTCCCGGGTAAAGGCATTCAGCCTCGTCTTCAGGATGGTTGGATCACTTCTGACGGGACAACAATTCTTGGAGCGGATGATAAAGCGGGTCTCGCTGCTATCTTTGAAGCACTCCGTGTCTTGAAAGAAGATGATATCAAGCATGGTGATATTCAGTTCATCATCACAGCTGGAGAAGAATCTGGACTTGTCGGTGCTAAAGAACTTGATGCTTCTCTGATCAAAGCTAAATACGGCTATGCTCTTGATAGTGATGGAGAAATCGGTGATTTGATTGTAGCCGCTCCTACTCAAGCCAAAATTCATGCTGTTATCAAAGGGAAGACAGCTCATGCAGGACTTGCACCTGAAAAAGGAGTTTCCGCGATTACTGTGGCTTCTAAAGCAATTGCTAAAATGCCACTTGGTCGTATTGATGAGGAGACAACTGCAAATATTGGCAGCTTTGCAGGCGGTCAGCAGACTAATATCGTCTGTGACTACGTTGAGGTCCTTGCAGAGGCACGTTCACTTTCTGATGATAAGATGCATGCTCAGGTTAAGAAAATGAAAGAAGCATTTGAAACAGCGGCTGAAGAAAATGGTGCGGTAGCCGAGGTTGAAACAAAGGTTATGTACCCAGGCTTTAAACTGACTGAAGAAGACGAAGTTGTGCGCATTGCCAAAAAAGCTTCAAAAAAAATTGGCAAAAATAGCCGTCTGTTGAAAAGCGGCGGAGGTAGTGATGCAAACGTCATTTCCGGACTTGGTATTCCAACGGTGAATCTTGCAATCGGTTATGAAGAGATTCATACAACGAACGAGCGGATTAAGCCGGAGCACCTCAGCGATGCAGCAAGGCTTGTCATTGCAATTATTGAAACAACAGCGACGGAGAAATGA
- the lpdA gene encoding dihydrolipoyl dehydrogenase, with translation MAKEYDLVVLGGGPGGYVAAIKAAQSGLQVAIVEKEKLGGTCLHKGCIPSKALLRSAEVYDLAKHGADFGVIAGDVKVDFARVQERKSGIVEQLHSGVQHLMKKGKIDVFEGFGRILGPSIFSPMPGTISIEYADGRENTMIVPKHVLIATGSRPRTLPGLAIDGEFILSSEEALEMDRLPESMLIVGGGAIGIEWASMLVDFDVEVTVLEYADRILPGMDKDVSRTVQTELEKRGVKFVLSAKVLPETLSINESVEVKAETKKGLEQFTASKMLVSVGREANTEGIGLENTSIVVENGYIRTNEFYQTKEKHIYAIGDCIGGIQLAHVASHEGIKAVEHMAGTLERLLDYNTVPVCVYSRPEAASVGFTEQEAVDKGYAIKIGKFPFQANGKALVQGETAGFVKFVTDEATDDLLGVHIVGTHATDMITEAGLAKVLDATSWEISETIHPHPTLSEAIGEAALAVDGKQIHG, from the coding sequence ATGGCTAAGGAATACGATCTCGTTGTACTTGGTGGAGGACCGGGCGGTTATGTAGCAGCGATTAAAGCGGCGCAGAGCGGTTTACAAGTTGCAATAGTAGAAAAGGAAAAGCTTGGGGGCACATGTCTTCATAAAGGTTGTATTCCCTCAAAAGCTTTATTGAGAAGCGCCGAAGTCTATGATCTTGCGAAACATGGTGCTGATTTTGGTGTTATTGCGGGAGATGTAAAGGTAGACTTTGCACGTGTACAGGAGCGAAAATCTGGTATCGTTGAACAACTTCATTCAGGTGTGCAACATTTGATGAAAAAAGGGAAAATTGATGTTTTTGAAGGGTTTGGCCGCATTCTCGGTCCAAGTATTTTCTCTCCTATGCCAGGCACAATTTCCATTGAATATGCAGATGGCCGTGAAAACACAATGATTGTACCGAAGCATGTACTAATTGCGACAGGTTCAAGGCCACGGACTTTGCCTGGGCTTGCGATTGACGGTGAATTCATCCTCAGCTCTGAAGAAGCGTTGGAGATGGATAGATTGCCGGAATCCATGCTTATAGTAGGTGGAGGAGCAATTGGAATAGAATGGGCTTCCATGCTTGTTGATTTTGATGTGGAAGTGACTGTACTAGAATATGCTGACCGGATTTTGCCTGGAATGGACAAAGATGTGTCTCGGACAGTACAGACTGAACTTGAAAAACGCGGTGTGAAATTTGTTCTTTCCGCTAAAGTGCTTCCAGAGACGCTATCCATTAATGAAAGTGTAGAAGTTAAGGCTGAAACGAAAAAGGGCTTGGAGCAGTTCACGGCTTCGAAAATGCTTGTATCAGTCGGCAGAGAGGCGAACACAGAAGGAATTGGGTTGGAGAATACTTCCATTGTAGTGGAAAACGGTTATATCCGGACGAACGAATTTTACCAGACCAAAGAAAAACATATATATGCAATTGGTGATTGTATTGGCGGAATTCAACTCGCGCATGTCGCTTCACATGAAGGAATCAAAGCTGTCGAGCATATGGCAGGGACTTTGGAACGGCTGCTTGACTATAATACGGTTCCTGTCTGCGTATACAGCAGACCTGAAGCGGCTTCTGTAGGTTTTACCGAACAAGAAGCTGTTGATAAAGGTTATGCAATCAAAATTGGTAAGTTTCCGTTTCAGGCAAATGGCAAAGCGCTTGTTCAAGGAGAGACAGCAGGCTTTGTTAAATTCGTTACAGATGAAGCGACTGATGATCTTCTCGGTGTCCACATTGTCGGTACTCATGCCACGGACATGATTACAGAGGCAGGACTTGCGAAAGTGCTCGATGCAACTAGCTGGGAAATTTCTGAAACGATTCACCCGCATCCGACATTATCTGAAGCGATTGGTGAAGCTGCATTAGCGGTGGACGGAAAACAAATACATGGATAA
- a CDS encoding glycerophosphodiester phosphodiesterase, with amino-acid sequence MRPSIIAHRGASNFAPENTLPAFQLAWEMGADAIETDLHLTKDGIPVLIHDETVNRTTNGRGYVQDFTLAELQMLDAGAKFSAAYSGTGILDLATFLQWAKPKPLKLNLELKNNKIDYPHLEEIAYEYVSAAGMLDRIIFSTFNLDSVKRLGRYREKTEIAMLASRKALDVYALAKELQVHAVHIKHTLMKPALISACHKEKIAVRVFTVNTEAMMLQAFNHHCDVITDKPGTAVRCLGTYIK; translated from the coding sequence ATGAGACCGAGCATCATTGCACATCGCGGAGCAAGCAATTTTGCCCCGGAGAATACGCTGCCGGCATTCCAACTCGCCTGGGAAATGGGTGCTGACGCAATCGAGACAGATTTGCATCTGACGAAAGATGGCATTCCGGTGCTCATTCATGATGAAACAGTGAATCGAACGACGAACGGCAGAGGATATGTGCAAGATTTCACACTGGCTGAACTGCAGATGCTCGATGCCGGCGCAAAGTTCTCTGCTGCGTATTCAGGCACAGGCATTCTCGATTTAGCGACCTTTCTTCAGTGGGCAAAGCCAAAACCGCTTAAACTGAACCTGGAATTGAAAAATAATAAAATCGACTATCCTCATCTCGAGGAAATCGCCTATGAATATGTAAGTGCTGCTGGCATGCTTGATCGCATTATATTTTCCACTTTCAACCTTGATAGTGTCAAGCGGCTTGGCCGCTATCGGGAAAAGACGGAAATCGCCATGCTCGCTTCCAGGAAAGCACTCGATGTATATGCCTTGGCAAAAGAGTTGCAAGTACACGCAGTCCATATAAAACATACATTGATGAAACCCGCACTTATATCAGCATGCCATAAAGAAAAAATTGCTGTCCGTGTCTTTACTGTCAATACGGAAGCGATGATGCTGCAAGCTTTTAACCATCACTGTGATGTAATCACCGATAAACCCGGCACAGCTGTCCGCTGTCTCGGAACATATATAAAATAG
- a CDS encoding dihydrolipoamide acetyltransferase family protein — protein MPNEKILMPKLGESVTEGTINSWLVSVGDTVVQYDPIAEVATDKVNAEVPSSFTGKIVEIIAAEGDTVAVGDLMCIIETAESEIESEMPSIESVEKTDQEKVTDTSMKKRYSPAVLRLAQEHNINLEAVDGTGLGGRVTRKDVEKAISEPQAVKTEVGNTEESKTASLQNPVSQSKAEPTYASAGPRDIEIPVKGVRKVIADHMVQSQQEIPHAWMMVEADVTNLVNYRNKIKKKFKDQEGYNLTFFAFFVKAVAQALKEFPSLNSTWGGNRIIQHRDINLSFAVAKDDELFVPVIKNADDLSIKGIAKEIHELAGRARDGKLTTKDIEGGTFTVNNTGSFGSIQSMGIINHPQAAILQVESIVKRPVIINDMFAARDMVNLCLSLDHRILDGLICGKFMARVKEILENISEETAQVF, from the coding sequence ATGCCGAATGAAAAAATACTTATGCCGAAGCTCGGAGAAAGTGTGACCGAGGGAACGATTAATAGCTGGCTCGTTTCAGTTGGAGACACGGTTGTCCAGTACGATCCGATTGCAGAGGTGGCGACTGACAAGGTAAATGCTGAAGTTCCTTCCTCCTTTACAGGTAAGATTGTTGAAATCATCGCTGCAGAAGGCGATACAGTTGCAGTGGGCGATCTCATGTGCATTATTGAGACAGCCGAATCCGAGATTGAATCAGAAATGCCTTCCATTGAATCAGTCGAAAAGACTGATCAGGAAAAGGTAACGGACACAAGCATGAAAAAGCGCTATTCGCCGGCTGTTTTACGTCTGGCACAAGAGCATAATATCAATCTTGAAGCAGTTGATGGAACAGGCCTTGGCGGCCGGGTCACACGTAAAGACGTAGAGAAAGCAATTTCTGAACCGCAAGCAGTTAAGACAGAGGTCGGGAATACGGAGGAAAGTAAAACTGCGTCACTTCAAAACCCAGTTTCTCAATCGAAAGCAGAACCGACTTATGCTTCAGCAGGTCCACGTGATATCGAGATTCCAGTAAAAGGTGTACGTAAAGTGATTGCGGATCATATGGTCCAATCTCAACAGGAAATTCCGCATGCCTGGATGATGGTTGAAGCAGATGTCACGAACCTCGTGAACTATAGAAATAAAATCAAGAAAAAGTTCAAGGATCAAGAAGGTTATAACTTGACTTTCTTCGCTTTCTTCGTCAAAGCAGTAGCTCAAGCTTTGAAGGAATTCCCTTCATTGAACAGCACGTGGGGAGGAAACCGGATTATTCAGCATCGTGACATCAACCTTTCATTTGCTGTTGCAAAAGATGATGAACTGTTTGTCCCGGTTATAAAAAATGCTGATGATTTGAGCATTAAAGGAATTGCCAAGGAAATTCATGAGCTTGCTGGCAGGGCTCGTGACGGGAAACTGACAACGAAGGATATTGAAGGCGGCACATTTACCGTTAACAATACGGGTTCCTTCGGTTCAATCCAATCGATGGGTATTATCAATCATCCGCAGGCTGCTATTCTGCAAGTCGAGTCAATCGTGAAGCGCCCTGTCATTATCAATGATATGTTCGCTGCCCGGGACATGGTCAATCTGTGTCTGTCCCTTGATCACCGCATCTTGGACGGTCTTATTTGTGGCAAGTTCATGGCTCGAGTCAAAGAAATTCTCGAAAACATTTCCGAAGAAACAGCACAAGTATTCTAA
- the rnz gene encoding ribonuclease Z codes for MELIFLGTGAGMPSKERNVTAIALSMPQELNSVWLFDCGEATQHQILHTPIRPRKISKIFITHMHGDHIFGLPGLLGSRSFQGGDSKLDIYGPEGIRQFIETSLHTSRTHLSYPLEIHEFTEEGLILEEKGFKVSIKKLEHGIPCFGFRIEEPERKGELLVDKLRADGIQPGPLYKEIKMNDTVVLEDGRIVYRDDYLGPAKRGRIVSILGDTRNTARHAEFILNSDTLVHEATFEAAKPELAHDYFHSTTEEAARLAEAGQVGQLIITHISSRYQEEDEMRLLGEARAIFPNTELAHDFSVFDLPMKK; via the coding sequence GTGGAACTAATATTTCTCGGAACAGGAGCCGGCATGCCGTCAAAGGAAAGAAACGTGACAGCAATCGCCCTTTCCATGCCACAGGAGCTGAACAGCGTATGGCTTTTCGACTGTGGCGAAGCAACCCAGCACCAAATCTTGCACACGCCGATACGGCCTCGCAAAATATCAAAAATTTTTATTACCCATATGCACGGTGATCATATATTTGGTCTGCCCGGACTGCTCGGCAGCCGCTCCTTTCAAGGCGGAGATTCAAAACTGGATATTTACGGCCCCGAAGGAATCCGGCAATTCATTGAAACAAGCCTCCATACAAGCAGGACACATCTCTCCTACCCGCTTGAAATCCATGAATTCACAGAAGAAGGATTGATCCTGGAGGAAAAAGGTTTCAAAGTGAGCATTAAAAAGCTTGAACATGGCATCCCGTGCTTTGGATTCCGGATTGAAGAGCCGGAGCGTAAAGGCGAATTGCTCGTCGACAAACTGAGAGCGGACGGAATCCAACCTGGACCTTTATACAAAGAAATAAAGATGAATGACACAGTCGTTTTGGAAGATGGAAGAATTGTGTATAGAGATGACTATCTCGGGCCTGCCAAACGCGGACGCATCGTCTCCATCCTTGGTGACACAAGAAACACAGCGCGCCATGCTGAATTCATACTTAATTCAGATACACTAGTCCATGAAGCGACCTTTGAAGCGGCGAAACCTGAGCTCGCTCATGATTATTTCCATTCAACAACTGAAGAGGCAGCAAGGCTTGCAGAAGCTGGCCAAGTCGGACAACTTATCATTACTCATATCTCTTCCCGTTATCAGGAAGAGGATGAAATGCGTCTGCTTGGGGAAGCACGAGCCATTTTTCCGAATACTGAGCTCGCCCATGATTTCTCCGTGTTTGATCTGCCAATGAAAAAATAA
- a CDS encoding aromatic acid exporter family protein, with protein sequence MKIGYRTIKTAIGTPIAIWITQTLGVANFVSAGILTILCIQPSRKLSVLSAWDRFFACVLAILFSYVFFKLFGYSPIVIGFMLMAFIPVLVYFNITQGIGTSVVIILNIYGQKMITLPFLTDQFIIIVVGVGVGLLMNLYMPNLERKMRTLQVKLENNFRLILHEIATLIEDPDHEWDRKELEEVNRILRRAGNLVGIDKENHLLRDEHPYADYFSMRGRQFVLLQTMIPLVETLPRHDEISVQIADFFERLSTAVHPGNTADKFLEELKDLKRQFRREDLPANQEEFETRSNLFQLLHEIEDYLIIKSKFKKSDIKAKQSKKRQTGPA encoded by the coding sequence TTGAAAATCGGTTATCGGACAATCAAGACAGCGATTGGAACACCCATTGCAATCTGGATTACGCAGACACTTGGCGTAGCCAACTTTGTTTCGGCTGGCATTTTAACAATTTTATGCATTCAGCCGTCACGGAAATTGTCCGTACTTAGTGCCTGGGACCGTTTCTTTGCCTGTGTTCTTGCCATTTTGTTCTCCTATGTTTTCTTCAAGTTGTTCGGCTACAGTCCAATCGTCATTGGATTCATGCTTATGGCATTCATTCCTGTTCTCGTCTATTTCAATATTACGCAAGGTATTGGGACGAGTGTCGTCATCATATTGAATATATACGGACAGAAAATGATCACGCTCCCTTTTCTCACCGACCAGTTTATTATTATTGTTGTCGGTGTCGGTGTTGGTCTTTTGATGAATTTATATATGCCAAACCTTGAACGCAAGATGCGGACACTGCAAGTAAAACTGGAAAATAATTTCCGGCTTATCCTGCATGAGATTGCTACTTTGATAGAGGACCCGGATCACGAATGGGACAGGAAGGAACTAGAGGAAGTTAACCGCATCTTAAGAAGAGCGGGCAATTTGGTCGGAATCGACAAGGAGAATCATTTGCTGAGAGACGAGCATCCTTATGCGGATTACTTTTCTATGAGGGGAAGACAGTTCGTTCTGCTTCAAACAATGATTCCGCTCGTTGAAACATTGCCGCGTCATGATGAGATTTCGGTTCAAATCGCTGATTTTTTTGAAAGATTGTCTACCGCTGTACATCCAGGAAACACAGCGGATAAATTTCTAGAAGAGCTGAAAGATTTAAAGAGGCAGTTCCGCAGGGAGGATTTGCCTGCTAATCAGGAAGAATTCGAAACACGCTCGAACCTCTTCCAGCTGCTCCATGAGATTGAAGATTATCTTATTATTAAGAGCAAGTTTAAAAAGAGTGATATTAAGGCGAAACAATCTAAAAAGAGACAGACCGGGCCTGCCTAG
- a CDS encoding thiamine pyrophosphate-dependent dehydrogenase E1 component subunit alpha, whose amino-acid sequence MAEKRHEALGLTDQDVLEMYRVMLSARKVDERMWLLNRAGKIPFVVSCQGQEGAQVGAAFALDRSQDYLAPYYRDVAMVMAFGMTIKELMLSAFAKADDPNSGGRQMPGHFGSKKYRILSGSSPVTTQLPHAVGTALAAKMQKKDFVTLTALGEGSTNQGDFHEGLNFAAVHKLPVITFVENNQYAISVPVSKQYACERISDRAIGYGMPGYTVDGNDPLAVYEVMKKARDRAAAGEGPTLVEALVSRLTAHSSDDDHRLYREASELETLKESDSLAKFSTYLRECGVLNDEKETAMAEEIDKLVNEGTEYAEKAAFGEPASALRHVYAEQEEN is encoded by the coding sequence ATGGCAGAAAAACGCCATGAAGCACTTGGTCTGACGGATCAGGATGTATTAGAAATGTATCGTGTAATGCTGTCAGCACGAAAAGTGGACGAAAGGATGTGGCTTTTGAATCGGGCCGGCAAGATTCCATTTGTCGTTTCCTGCCAAGGTCAGGAAGGGGCACAGGTTGGAGCTGCGTTTGCACTTGATCGTTCTCAGGATTATCTTGCGCCTTATTACAGGGATGTTGCAATGGTCATGGCATTTGGCATGACAATCAAGGAGCTTATGCTTTCAGCTTTTGCAAAAGCGGATGATCCAAATTCCGGCGGTCGTCAGATGCCTGGTCACTTTGGCAGCAAGAAATATCGAATCCTTTCTGGATCTTCACCAGTTACAACTCAGTTGCCACATGCGGTCGGTACTGCTCTCGCTGCAAAGATGCAAAAAAAGGATTTTGTCACTTTGACGGCACTTGGGGAAGGATCGACAAACCAGGGAGATTTCCACGAAGGACTTAACTTTGCAGCAGTTCATAAGCTGCCTGTTATTACATTTGTAGAGAACAATCAGTATGCGATTTCTGTTCCTGTGTCAAAACAATATGCTTGTGAACGTATTTCTGACAGGGCAATAGGATATGGCATGCCTGGTTACACAGTGGACGGTAATGATCCGCTTGCTGTTTATGAAGTGATGAAGAAGGCTAGAGACCGTGCAGCGGCAGGTGAGGGACCAACTCTTGTAGAAGCCCTTGTTAGTCGTCTCACAGCGCATTCAAGCGATGATGATCACCGTTTGTATCGGGAAGCGAGCGAGCTCGAAACCCTTAAAGAAAGCGATTCGCTAGCCAAATTCTCGACCTACTTGCGAGAGTGCGGCGTGCTTAATGATGAAAAGGAAACTGCAATGGCTGAAGAAATTGACAAGCTGGTGAACGAGGGAACGGAATATGCTGAAAAAGCAGCCTTTGGGGAACCAGCTTCAGCACTGCGGCATGTTTATGCAGAGCAGGAGGAAAACTAA
- a CDS encoding BrxA/BrxB family bacilliredoxin, producing the protein MDFKFYMTDAVERARHDMKSAGYQELVTPEEVDGAFRRDGITLCMINSVCGCAGGTARPAATSAIHYDCRPDHLVTVFAGQDKEATARAREYFGDNPPSSPSFALLKDGECVGMLHRQDIEGFTAIDVINKLQRLFDAHCEEI; encoded by the coding sequence ATGGACTTTAAATTTTACATGACTGATGCTGTAGAGCGCGCACGCCATGATATGAAAAGTGCAGGGTACCAGGAACTGGTGACACCTGAAGAGGTCGACGGGGCTTTTCGCCGGGATGGCATTACACTTTGCATGATTAATTCTGTTTGCGGTTGTGCTGGCGGCACAGCACGTCCTGCGGCGACAAGTGCAATCCATTACGATTGCCGTCCAGACCATCTCGTTACGGTTTTCGCCGGACAGGATAAAGAGGCGACTGCTCGTGCACGTGAATATTTTGGTGACAATCCTCCTTCATCACCTTCTTTTGCTCTATTGAAGGACGGCGAATGCGTCGGCATGCTGCATCGTCAGGATATTGAAGGTTTTACAGCAATAGATGTAATCAACAAGCTACAGCGCTTGTTTGATGCACATTGTGAAGAAATTTGA